The following are encoded in a window of Strix aluco isolate bStrAlu1 chromosome 15, bStrAlu1.hap1, whole genome shotgun sequence genomic DNA:
- the RASD1 gene encoding dexamethasone-induced Ras-related protein 1 isoform X1 has product MKLAAMIKKMCPSEAELSIPAKNCYRMVILGSSKVGKTAIVSRFLTGRFEEQYTPTIEDFHRKFYSIRGEVYQLDILDTSGNHPFPAMRRLSILTGDVFILVFSLDNRDSFEEVQRLKQQILETKSCLKNKTKENIEVPLVICGNKGDRDFYREVQPREIEQLVGGDPKKCAYFEISAKKNSSLDQMFQALFAMAKLPSEMSPDLHRKVSVQYCDILHKKALKGKKLLKEGGRGSTEEAYGIVAPFARRPSVHSDLMYIREKAIGGGHGKEKDRCVIS; this is encoded by the exons ATGAAACTGGCAGCGATGATCAAGAAGATGTGTCCCAGCGAGGCCGAGCTGAGCATCCCCGCCAAGAACTGCTACCGCATGGTCATCCTGGGCTCCTCCAAGGTGGGCAAGACGGCCATCGTCTCGCGCTTCCTCACCGGCCGCTTCGAGGAGCAATACACCCCCACCATCGAGGACTTCCACCGCAAGTTCTACAGCATCCGCGGTGAAGTCTACCAGCTCGACATCCTGGACACGTCGGGCAACCACCCCTTCCCAGCCATGCGCCGCCTCTCCATCCTCACAG GAGACGTGTTCATCCTCGTCTTCAGCCTGGACAACCGGGACTCCTTTGAGGAGGTGCAGCGCCTGAAGCAGCAAATCCTGGAGACCAAGTCGTGcctgaagaacaaaaccaaggaGAACATAGAGGTGCCCCTGGTCATCTGTGGCAACAAGGGCGACCGGGACTTTTACCGGGAGGTGCAACCCCGGGAGATCGAGCAGCTGGTGGGAGGGGACCCCAAAAAATGCGCCTACTTCGAGATCTCAGCCAAGAAGAACAGCAGCCTGGACCAGATGTTCCAGGCGCTCTTCGCCATGGCCAAGCTGCCCAGCGAGATGAGCCCCGACCTGCACCGCAAAGTCTCGGTCCAATACTGCGACATCCTGCACAAGAAGGCGCTGAAAGGCAAAAAGCTGCTGAAAGAGGGGGGCCGGGGCAGCACGGAGGAGGCGTACGGCATCGTGGCCCCCTTCGCCCGGCGACCCAGCGTCCACAGCGACCTCATGTACATCCGGGAGAAAGCCATCGGCGGCGGGCACGGCAAGGAGAAGGACCGCTGCGTGATCAGCTAG
- the RASD1 gene encoding dexamethasone-induced Ras-related protein 1 isoform X2, translated as MKLAAMIKKMCPSEAELSIPAKNCYRMVILGSSKVGKTAIVSRFLTGRFEEQYTPTIEDFHRKFYSIRGEVYQLDILDTSGNHPFPAMRRLSILTANPGDQVVPEEQNQGEHRGAPGHLWQQGRPGLLPGGATPGDRAAGGRGPQKMRLLRDLSQEEQQPGPDVPGALRHGQAAQRDEPRPAPQSLGPILRHPAQEGAERQKAAERGGPGQHGGGVRHRGPLRPATQRPQRPHVHPGESHRRRARQGEGPLRDQLGTPARPATARKEGRKERREGGKMLISELTLGRQEGGQAPTWAERRGGSPLPQPPSSRGD; from the exons ATGAAACTGGCAGCGATGATCAAGAAGATGTGTCCCAGCGAGGCCGAGCTGAGCATCCCCGCCAAGAACTGCTACCGCATGGTCATCCTGGGCTCCTCCAAGGTGGGCAAGACGGCCATCGTCTCGCGCTTCCTCACCGGCCGCTTCGAGGAGCAATACACCCCCACCATCGAGGACTTCCACCGCAAGTTCTACAGCATCCGCGGTGAAGTCTACCAGCTCGACATCCTGGACACGTCGGGCAACCACCCCTTCCCAGCCATGCGCCGCCTCTCCATCCTCACAG CAAATCCTGGAGACCAAGTCGTGcctgaagaacaaaaccaaggaGAACATAGAGGTGCCCCTGGTCATCTGTGGCAACAAGGGCGACCGGGACTTTTACCGGGAGGTGCAACCCCGGGAGATCGAGCAGCTGGTGGGAGGGGACCCCAAAAAATGCGCCTACTTCGAGATCTCAGCCAAGAAGAACAGCAGCCTGGACCAGATGTTCCAGGCGCTCTTCGCCATGGCCAAGCTGCCCAGCGAGATGAGCCCCGACCTGCACCGCAAAGTCTCGGTCCAATACTGCGACATCCTGCACAAGAAGGCGCTGAAAGGCAAAAAGCTGCTGAAAGAGGGGGGCCGGGGCAGCACGGAGGAGGCGTACGGCATCGTGGCCCCCTTCGCCCGGCGACCCAGCGTCCACAGCGACCTCATGTACATCCGGGAGAAAGCCATCGGCGGCGGGCACGGCAAGGAGAAGGACCGCTGCGTGATCAGCTAGGAACCCCCGCTCGCCCCGCGAcggcaaggaaggaaggaaggaaggaaagaagggaggggggaaagatgCTCATTTCCGAATTGACTttgggcaggcaggagggtggGCAAGCGCCCACTTGGGCAGAGAGAAGGGGGGGGTCGCCTCTTCCCCAGCCTCCCTCCTCCCGAGGGGATTGA